The following are encoded together in the Limanda limanda chromosome 12, fLimLim1.1, whole genome shotgun sequence genome:
- the fcf1 gene encoding rRNA-processing protein FCF1 homolog codes for MGKQKTKKFAAMKRMINMKDNRIKEKDRAKPKEVKKKDPSQLKETEVAKYPSCLFFQYNTQLGPPYHVLVDTNFINFSIKAKLDIVQSMMDCLYAKCIPYITDCVMAEIEKLGMKYRVALRIAKDPRFERLPCAHKGTYADDCLVQRVTQHKCYILATVDRDLKRRVRKIPGVPIMYISNHRFNIERMPDDYGAPRF; via the exons gggaaacagaaaacaaagaagtTCGCTGCCATGAAGCGGATGATCAATATGAAAGACAACAGAAT AAAAGAGAAAGATCGAGCCAAACCaaaagaggtaaagaagaagGATCCCTCACAGCTGAAGGAGACAGAAGT GGCCAAGTACCCGTCGTGCTTGTTCTTCCAGTACAACACTCAGCTCGGTCCACCGTACCACGTACTGGTCGACACCAATTTCATTAACTTCTCCATCAAGGCCAAACTGGACATTGTTCAGTCGATGATGGATTGTCTCTATGCCAAAT GTATCCCATATATCACAGACTGTGTGATGGCTGAGATCGAAAAGCTTGGAATGAAGTATAGAGTTGCACTCAG GATAGCCAAGGATCCGAGGTTTGAGCGCCTACCATGTGCACACAAGGGAACGTACGCCGACGACTGTTTGGTCCAAAGGGTAACACAG CACAAGTGCTACATCCTGGCCACTGTGGACAGAGATCTAAAAAGAAGAGTCAGGAAGATCCCTGGAGTTCCTATCATGTACATCTCAAACCACAG GTTTAATATTGAACGGATGCCTGATGATTATGGTGCTCCAAGATTTTAA